The region tggagccttttccaaaaaaaatccaattatgcaactttgaagtacatattaaatggagtttgtgcatataaagaacttgcaatttggataaaccatgtggtagttatgccctcccgattacgggtcttttttgaaattcatctgatcatatcttgcaaaccacacactggatttttgagttcttggactttttggaaaggtgagaacaagatctacatctgtcatgttgaacaatttttcatttgaagcttccttggacttctgtttttgaggtcaaaaactttccacttttggaaacttcagttaccaGTCACCTGCTATCTtgggaaactttctgtctgacctcaattccttcaaccttggcctttgaaatgccaaatgaagtttatatggacatgaatgaggtctttctaccaattccaatcatcaaatcactgattaaatccacagttgaccacagttgacttttgttgacttttggttgactgggccatattctgatgaattccaagcctctttcaatcgagatcttggttccaaatgatatcacaagttaatatgaactcttaatgaatgatcatggtgtccaaattcttcaagaatggtcaccatcaattgctcaaggcctgatttgactgattgactgatgattgcttcagctgcaagtaacatggttagatgacaatatttttgtacatttggttagtaaacatatgaaaagcaatgatatacaaatgcaatacatgcttggtgatcaagaatcacactcacaaggtatcccacccactaggagaGGAGCTAAGgtatgcattgatccttgaggccatgatatgatatgatatgggccatgagggatcttagggcccaaaattggggtcttacagttgcgaacatagaagccaatctataataggttgatcttaccaaggcggttatcggcagatttcgaattcctttgaaaaccccgttcatgcattccacaaggtttgttgtcatgtggccccatcgacaaccaccgtcaaatgcccttgtccgctgctctactggtatgttatttatccatctccctgcgtcttcattagacagtctaatttcatcacaataatattgaaatgactgttgagttaaagcatacccagcattcaccaccttcttgagaagattcttatcttttatagcacgcatgaagttttgtgcaatgtgtctgatacagtagacatgtgtaaaaggaggatcatgccatccgttgtcatggttgttgtaggcactctcaatggcagcatgtcaatcagaaatcaaacagagattagcttgtggagccacatgcgttctgagatgtcgaagaaagaaaccccatccaccagccgtttcaccttcaacaagagcaaaagcaatgggaaagacattgttgttaccgtcttgtgcaaccgccatgagcaaagtacccttgtattttccgtataaccaagtgccatcaatttgaataataggtttgcagaatgcgaaacctttgatgcacgggtcaaatgcccaaaagagacggtgaaatattctattacctgtagcacaggttccgtctgaCATCATTGCTGGCAttgtctccataattgccacaatttctgggacatatgtttttagtgcccataaaaaccgtggcaattccttgaatgaatcctcctagttgccgaaaacctgttcaacagcctttgtcctcgcaatccaggctttcttgtaagatggagtataattatatgttgttctgatatgggatataattttactcaccttcactgatgggtctttatttaccaatggcagaatgtcttgacatatcaaagctGCGCTTAGTTTgcggtgatcttgttcaacgttagttgcaatgcaactgtgcggtgggtctattgaagcgatctcccaagagtcgtttttcttcttgtaagacgcagccaaacgaaacttacaaagcatgttacgacattcaataacataccttctagaatcagtgcgtttcactgtaaagtcagcagaGTTGGTCATGTGGAATATTTTGATtgccagaacacattcttctttggtacgaaacatgtctcccacctttaattcgccttctgatctcggatacggattatagaaaacactgttggatgtttcatcgtcgtgaagatccatatttgtcatatgttgaggcggattgtagacatgactaggaggtattgatggtggttgatcatcatcttcatcgtcattgctcagcatgtgatcaacctgtatctcggtctcctcttcttcttcatcaacaacgtcgacttctgcttctgcttctagGTTGAGTTCATTTGACCATTGTGCATTATCTTCATCAGCTTCATCCTGATtggttagttgagactgttgagatggtatacatggttgtagatTAATGTGCAGCTCGATAtagttgcagcctgaatgttcatgactagCAAACATGTgttcaacatcttcatcgtctcgtaccttaagggggaaatacttgcattgaccattctcaaaaaatattggattttgatatgtgatctttgacacaatacccaatcctataaaggattgtattctttttttcaaaagcaaaaaggttgcatttctcttgatcgtgattataatggtatcagtgtttcgaaaacaaaaaccatgtaGCTCAGACTCGAATGTTTCACtgttgcagtgaacgttgacactgtataatgatgaagatgacattatgcagatgaaaactattttcttactgcagatgaatgtgagtgaagtgtcttggatgttaatagtaagacacttaaatagatggtatcagtgtctcacatgctagctagttctgagatgatgtgtcagacatgcaagctagtctgagatgacgtgtcggacatgtaagatagtatgagatgatgtgtcagtcatgcaagatagtctgagatgatgtgtcaaccatgcaagctatcaagaagtgactcttcaacatgcaggagacaagacagccaTGTGTCAGACATGTAAGAtagtcagagatgatgtgtcagcCATGCAAGCCATCAACAAGTGacttgttcagcatgcaggagacaagacagtcacgtgtcagacatgcagatggtgtctccaaatggattggcgcctccacttaatccttgtacatggtcgccaattcaagtggagacaccatgcattcagacctcgaaaccaagcattcagacctagccttgcatgcatgtccctatggaggcgccaatttgaatggcgacccctcttaaggattgtacatggtcgccaattcatgtggagacaccatgcaaacacaaattttcatgctcccatccatttgcctataaatacatccactccttcaaaacttcttccacaccatcactctcactacttcctctacaatacttcttttacaatttcatcttcaacaacatcttctAGTTTCATatacaccaactccccaacaatatgtctttactgacaatgggcgaagcacatagaggaacggttgcaaacatcgcaacatatgtaagttttttcttttgttaactttttatctttcatcttcaccaaccccattttattttgacataccaacttagtcaagtgttttattctttctattataggatgtatcaaggtttcgaactcgagtccacgaatatgtccatatggacccgatgattcaagcttatgttgaactcgccggttttggtcatattagcaagattatgtcttggtttatagataacaagttcattctagccttatgcgaaagatggaggccagagacacacacattttggttcccaaccggtgagtgtaccgtgacgttagaagatgtctacatgcttttaggactaccaATTGAAGGcaaggctgttaatggtaagaccaactatgcaaattcaatttgcatggagcttttagacactgatttgttacatgataatgctagaggtcaaggtatactactctcacgcctaaagtcatattataatagtttatacttagatgagcattctaccgaagatgctcgaataataaaaactaggtgttacattatgttgttaataggatcctttttatttcccgaaggtagtggttctagcatgcatattatgtacttacctctacttagacatgtagatagaataggaagttacagttggggatctgcttgtctagcctatctctatagctcgttgtgcaaaaactcccacaaagacacatctacattttttggatgtgctgttttgctacaagcacgaggttggtcaagactaccatctctagcaccggtcaataacaaccctttcacttttccatatgcacaaaagtaagttgtttaaattgctatatctttacttacttccttaaagtttattacctcaaactaattttttttaactttttggtgtagatggtcggcacgtggtatgagttacaacagatgtccgagacactgtattactcagtatcgcaacctgttggatcaccttcgaccgacagacgtaagcaaaataacttaattatttcgttatattatgttaactttttctacattcattataatcctatcttctttaacATTTTAGTTCATTTGACGTCCATACCTTAGTCTGGATCATGACtatgaggtcaacgctgaagacgcagccgtatggacagcatgcacaccgataatacggttcacaactgtggagatgcacaacaccgatcgtgtgaagctgcagttcggtatggtccagaatatcccagatcccccagctagcctaggagaatgacatatgcgtaaagtgaacgaccaatggaacttcaacccttggcaaaacttcgcaagatcggagtgtcgcaagtggaagcaccgtcatgaccatgtcttaactgacgcagtcatgcaaaataaggtaaaaccaagtcgtacttatatggcttggtacagatcggttggttttcaattcatcgccgaAGATATGTACCTCTACGAACCACGCTAGgcaagttacacacaagaaggatcaacatctaacccccaacaacattctcagcccggttactcacaaccctctatccgtcaaactttccgttccacaaacacacaaatatacaaccaaaacatgccattcacccaaccccaataccaagaacatacctcataccaccaccaacaaattgaccatcaacctgagacccaacatcgcttcgcacccacaccatcaccctaccaaagtcgccttagccaaaacaccaaccgcccctcctcctaccgtagccaagaagcccaaacatcacaaaaccaaaccaccccacaaccctatctctaccaaacaccccaacaacctttccaacctttcctagacgcatcattcacacccatgtctcccttcaaccgtcccggtctcccatccatgagtcaaccacatcccaacttctctggcatgggtcatgagctcagctacggcggtacaccatcattgcatactgaagactatgctgagttgtctgaatacctcaacgaaccttctcctgtagttggtagtgatgctcctggcccctcagatgaacaaacaccggtgcagaatcgtcaatatgggttagggccaagggttagggtagctaggggatgtgggaccggaggtcggttaggtgatcccggtcatcaccattaggtttctttgtgtaaactccaaactttattaatatcaagtcgtattatatcaaatttatctttcacttataccataaaacacaaaaaaatgcattttaggaggagtctccaattgaataATAGGTCACATGTGATAATActaaaacattataggtcactttggaccaaagccattgaaatgtgaaaaagtccaacttcaagtgcccataactttctcataaaaaatccaaatgatggaaaatttaagttcaaattcattgtcttgaaaagatctacaacttttatgttgaaggttttgtcatttgagacttttatcattcaaacagaagggcttgaagttggtccattttggcaaaattcacatacacatgttttgactaaaaccctaattttgggtcaacttcccaaggacctaactcactcattttttgttcttttgaggtgggaccaagtgcattggaaattttaagatgtctaattcaattgttatgttggaaaaaatttcataattctattagaaacacatgtgataatacaaaacagTATAGGTCACATAACaattgaaatgtgaaaaagtccaacttcaagtgcccataactttctcataaaaaatccaaatgatggaaaatttaagtccaaattcattgtcttgaaaatatatacaacgtttatattgaaggttttgtcatttgaggcttttatcattcaaacagaagggcttgaagttggtccattttggcaaaattcacatacacatgttttgactgaaacccaaatttagtcaacttcccaaggacctaactccttcatttttcatgattttgaggtgggaccaagtgaattggaaagtttgagatgtctacttcaattgttatgttggacaaaatttcataattctaaaagaaacacatgtgataatacaaaacattataggtcacataacagttgaaatgtgaaaaagtccaacttcaactgcccataactttctcataaaaaatccaaatgatgcaaaatttaagtccaaattcatcatcttgaaaagatctacaactttcatgttggaggttttgtcatttgaggcttttatgaaggagtcgccaattgaattggagactcctcttaaaacctacacataggcgccaattggattgactagggcacctgcattcaagttttaagaggagtcgtcaattcaattggagactcctcctaaaagtggagtattttgggattttttttgaaaccaggggtattttgggaattttcttgaaaaatgGATTATTTGGGTAAAAAACCATAAACAAGCCCTTTATCACATCCATTACTTCATtatgttctaaaaagttctcCAACTAAAAAGAGTAGGCAAATTTCAACTTTCAACTGAATATAGTTTTTGTTTATTGTTTGTTTCAGTTTTATGTTAGCCtcaataaaaaaatataataaacTCTTTGGCTTATGTTTGATAGAATAAGCTTGAAATGATACAATCCTCACATAACATTTATTAAATGATAATTTACAACATTTCTTAAGAACAAATGACATCCAAACACAATATGAATATTTATGAAGTTTCTGCACAGTTTAATGACCAATCTATATTTGAACTATAAAGTATAAACAATACAGTTATACACCTTAGGCTAGGAATTTTGCAAACTATCCTCCCCTTCAATTCTTTGCAACAGTTCTAATATACTTCCAGCTTTTCTCTTAGCTCTATCAGTTCCATTTTCTGATAATCCTTGAAGTGCTTCTTCTGCTCCATGTTCCTTGGCTAGTTTCAATTGCAGTAAATCTCCTGTGCATATCGACCACAAAACCGCAGCAGCATTCTCCCGATTTCGCGGTGATCCGGTTCGTATAACCTCGACTAAAATAGGGATTGGCTCGGCCTGACCGATCGCCATCCTGCCTTCATGATGGCCTGCAAGGATCGCCATTATAGCTAGCGCTTCGTCAACCATCCCACCCCCCGCGTCCTTCATAAACCGTATCAGTGCAGCAACTATCCCGGCTTTTACAGCTCTAGCTTTGTTTCCTTGATAAATACAGAGATTAAATATAGCTGTAGCCGCATCTTTTTTGCCTCTTGGAGTACCTTCGCAAAGTAGCTTTATAAGAGCCGGGATAGCTCCTGCTGCACCTATTGCAACTTTGTTCTCGTCTAGGACCGATAAACTAAAGAGAGTCGCGGCTGCGTTTTCTCTAGCCTCCATGCTTCCGTTTTTCAGTACATCAACAATATCGGGTATAGCTCCTGCGTTTACTATAGTTCCTTTGTTACTCTCGTTGATGGAAAGATTGAGAAGCGCTGTAACGGCGTGCTCTTGAGTTCGAGGATCCCCAGAAGACAACAACTCTACGAGAAGCGGTATCGCTCCTGCCTCGGCAATACAGACTCGGTTATCAGCATTCCTCTTGGCCAGCAACCGGAGCTCACCAGCTGCCGCCCTTTGCTGTTCAATATCGTTACTTGTTAGTTTATCCAACAAAGCTTTGATAGCAATTCTGTCACAATCGGAAAGACTGGTTCCGGATTTCGTTGTTTTACAGCTACCTTGCTTCTTTGGTAGCTCAACACCATTGCTTTCGCACCATAAACCAATCAGACTCTTCAATACATAGTTAGGAGTAAGGGCTGTATGCAAAAGCGTTTGCTGTGTTTTAGGGCAAGTTCTATGACCAGCATCAAGCCATTTTTGAATGCATGATCTTTCATATGTCTGCGAAAGAAAGTAAGAGTTTTTATCAATAATCGTCAGTGACACCGTTAGT is a window of Lathyrus oleraceus cultivar Zhongwan6 chromosome 6, CAAS_Psat_ZW6_1.0, whole genome shotgun sequence DNA encoding:
- the LOC127092519 gene encoding U-box domain-containing protein 14 isoform X2 → MGGSENLKAMVVGRLSDVIREISGLPECQNVCKRMYGNLIRRVKLLSPLFEELKDSDESLCEEQLEAFEALRVSLDLAMILLKSVNQGSKLYQALRRNDAADKFQLVTEKIEAALSNISYNKLEISEEVQEQIELVHAQFKRAKAQTEFADLQLDLDMAVAQKEKDPDPAILKRLSEKLHLRTINDLKKESSELHELVITSDGELADSFETVSSLLRKLKDWVLTENPEVDNAYENEKESIKHRSPVIPDDFRCPISLELMKDPVIVSTGQTYERSCIQKWLDAGHRTCPKTQQTLLHTALTPNYVLKSLIGLWCESNGVELPKKQGSCKTTKSGTSLSDCDRIAIKALLDKLTSNDIEQQRAAAGELRLLAKRNADNRVCIAEAGAIPLLVELLSSGDPRTQEHAVTALLNLSINESNKGTIVNAGAIPDIVDVLKNGSMEARENAAATLFSLSVLDENKVAIVAALIRFMKDAGGGMVDEALAIMAILAGHHEGRMAIGQAEPIPILVEVIRTGSPRNRENAAAVLWSICTGDLLQLKLAKEHGAEEALQGLSENGTDRAKRKAGSILELLQRIEGEDSLQNS
- the LOC127092519 gene encoding U-box domain-containing protein 14 isoform X1, which produces MGGSENLKAMVVGRLSDVIREISGLPECQNVCKRMYGNLIRRVKLLSPLFEELKDSDESLCEEQLEAFEALRVSLDLAMILLKSVNQGSKLYQALRRNDAADKFQLVTEKIEAALSNISYNKLEISEEVQEQIELVHAQFKRAKAQTEFADLQLDLDMAVAQKEKDPDPAILKRLSEKLHLRTINDLKKESSELHELVITSDGELADSFETVSSLLRKLKDWVLTENPEVDNAYENEKESIKHRSPVIPDDFRCPISLELMKDPVIVSTGQTYERSCIQKWLDAGHRTCPKTQQTLLHTALTPNYVLKSLIGLWCESNGVELPKKQGSCKTTKSGTSLSDCDRIAIKALLDKLTSNDIEQQRAAAGELRLLAKRNADNRVCIAEAGAIPLLVELLSSGDPRTQEHAVTALLNLSINESNKGTIVNAGAIPDIVDVLKNGSMEARENAAATLFSLSVLDENKVAIGAAGAIPALIKLLCEGTPRGKKDAATAIFNLCIYQGNKARAVKAGIVAALIRFMKDAGGGMVDEALAIMAILAGHHEGRMAIGQAEPIPILVEVIRTGSPRNRENAAAVLWSICTGDLLQLKLAKEHGAEEALQGLSENGTDRAKRKAGSILELLQRIEGEDSLQNS